The following proteins are co-located in the Streptomyces sp. DT2A-34 genome:
- a CDS encoding metallophosphoesterase family protein has translation MRCCFSAHLPALAALSAFPGPCEVLRSGARLAPALLRTASAAMQRARSHHPDDLAAVNLELVTLTEDTAVITWYTGIPGTDDGLGHPLPAITEGEVVYGTHPSRLNRTASEGRPTAHHQVELTDLEPGQTYYYQARSRGVAATPTPLHLVRGNAVGTSTFGFGSGGGPYSFTTPQPPPGRHLLSVALCNDLHLGETTAGLVGGLPLLRGVPQLPGRAPYPELMSRALVEEARRRGADLLLAGGDISAGGAAHDLREARRILDGFGTHGQDYFVVRGNHDRSQDAGVFRTAFPGGGGGDDGPGYFARDLGGLRIIGLDTYVKTGNGADAGGLGAEQLAWFRARLREAPDQPTLVFGHHPLTVRDSVFPVTRGQCLERRQARAVVDAYASAPGVFLHHAGHTHRNKRTVLTRAPHVTQQEVAAAKEYPGGFTLLRIHSGGYALNHYKSGDLAARQWSERSRRVAAGLWPHHALGRSVTDRNSVTSHDLSGVTVSQGVNRT, from the coding sequence ATGCGCTGCTGCTTCTCCGCCCACCTCCCCGCTCTCGCAGCACTGTCGGCCTTCCCCGGCCCCTGCGAGGTGCTGCGCTCCGGCGCGCGCCTCGCCCCTGCCCTGCTGCGGACGGCCTCGGCCGCCATGCAGCGGGCGCGCTCCCACCACCCCGACGACCTGGCCGCCGTCAATCTGGAACTGGTCACCCTCACCGAGGACACCGCCGTCATCACCTGGTACACCGGCATCCCCGGCACCGACGACGGCCTGGGTCACCCCCTCCCGGCGATCACCGAGGGCGAGGTCGTCTACGGCACCCACCCCTCCCGGCTCAACCGCACCGCGTCCGAGGGCCGGCCGACCGCCCACCACCAGGTCGAGCTGACCGACCTGGAGCCGGGGCAGACGTACTACTACCAGGCCCGCTCACGGGGCGTGGCCGCCACACCCACCCCGCTGCACCTGGTGCGCGGCAACGCCGTGGGCACGTCGACGTTCGGGTTCGGTTCGGGCGGCGGGCCGTACTCCTTCACCACCCCGCAGCCCCCGCCCGGCCGGCACCTGCTGTCGGTCGCGCTCTGCAACGACCTGCACCTCGGCGAGACCACCGCGGGCCTGGTCGGCGGCCTGCCCCTGCTGCGCGGGGTGCCGCAACTGCCGGGGCGAGCGCCCTATCCGGAGCTGATGAGCCGCGCCCTGGTCGAGGAGGCCCGGCGGCGCGGGGCGGACCTGCTGCTGGCCGGGGGCGACATCTCGGCCGGCGGAGCCGCTCACGACCTGCGCGAGGCCCGGCGGATCCTGGACGGCTTCGGCACGCACGGGCAGGACTACTTCGTCGTACGCGGCAACCACGACCGTTCCCAGGACGCCGGCGTCTTCCGTACCGCGTTCCCGGGGGGCGGCGGTGGCGACGACGGGCCGGGGTACTTCGCCCGTGACCTCGGCGGGCTGCGGATCATCGGCCTCGACACCTACGTCAAGACCGGCAACGGCGCCGACGCGGGCGGGCTCGGGGCCGAGCAACTGGCTTGGTTCCGGGCGCGGTTGAGGGAAGCACCGGACCAGCCGACGCTGGTGTTCGGCCACCATCCGCTGACGGTGCGGGACTCCGTCTTCCCGGTGACCCGCGGCCAGTGCCTGGAGCGCCGCCAGGCCCGCGCCGTCGTGGACGCCTACGCGTCCGCACCCGGCGTCTTCCTCCACCACGCGGGCCACACGCACCGCAACAAGCGCACCGTGCTGACGCGGGCCCCGCACGTCACCCAGCAGGAGGTCGCCGCCGCCAAGGAGTACCCCGGCGGTTTCACCCTGCTGCGCATCCACTCCGGCGGCTACGCCCTCAACCACTACAAGTCCGGTGACCTGGCGGCCCGGCAGTGGAGCGAGCGCAGCCGCCGGGTGGCCGCGGGGCTTTGGCCGCACCATGCCCTGGGCCGGTCGGTCACCGACCGCAACAGCGTGACCTCGCACGACCTGTCGGGCGTCACGGTTTCACAGGGCGTGAATCGCACGTAA
- a CDS encoding HIT family protein has translation MDAREQACAFCEIVAGTGHARVVYEDAHTLAFFPLAPATRGHTLVVPRAHTADLWAMDEAEVQRLFHTVTVVGRALRAVLEPDGMNVINSAGAVASQSVFHTHVHLVPRRPGDAMGPIWPPKGGGFREEDDAATAALAARVSAAVRVPGRES, from the coding sequence ATGGACGCCCGTGAACAGGCTTGCGCCTTCTGCGAGATCGTCGCCGGCACCGGCCACGCGCGGGTGGTGTACGAGGACGCGCACACCCTCGCCTTCTTTCCGCTGGCGCCCGCGACGCGCGGGCACACGCTGGTGGTGCCCCGGGCGCATACGGCGGACCTGTGGGCGATGGACGAGGCGGAGGTCCAACGCCTGTTCCACACCGTGACGGTGGTGGGCAGGGCGCTGCGGGCGGTCCTCGAACCCGACGGCATGAACGTCATCAACTCCGCGGGCGCGGTGGCCTCGCAGTCCGTGTTCCACACCCATGTGCACCTCGTGCCGCGCCGGCCCGGGGATGCGATGGGGCCCATCTGGCCGCCGAAGGGCGGGGGTTTCCGGGAGGAGGACGACGCGGCAACCGCTGCGCTCGCCGCCCGCGTTTCGGCGGCGGTCCGGGTTCCGGGGCGGGAATCCTGA
- a CDS encoding toll/interleukin-1 receptor domain-containing protein, which produces MGGIFINYRRGDHEDVVRELYDRLEQHFGEDQVFRDVASIVPGQRYPDTLRERVADCEVLLVVVHRGWLASRGPSGGLRLDDEADWVRREIDQALHTGKTVVPLLLDGAAPPRPDQLPHPIRELAHRNAQSLRAARFEDDLAELIAVLETEVTRTWTHVPPPPPGHRPGRWLGVLTALPAGAALVGVPALARDDDWARGDGLPWTLHAALGGCLLLCAPLIAVAVGRFLLRRPIDSWERDLHAVKHQTYIRQTWPMGAGLVLIGLFPALQMWGDKGMWGSLALLLVMGLAVAHTAATHIRLKRRDADLWARWPQGLPDRVTRPVLRRAIARLELRLAESRPPLSREQREKADWELEDMRGALGRLADEARRSRLRWLCQDHPWILSGYCVGLALVTALAVASGLAFDAAGEGRPRVHLTLAVVVLVGAALALATMELALRHQRRLRTDLVTEAAERIALLADRVTALSAPARTRRPAPAPRPEEFAEPD; this is translated from the coding sequence GTGGGCGGCATCTTCATCAACTACCGCAGGGGCGATCACGAAGACGTCGTGCGGGAACTGTACGACCGGCTCGAACAGCACTTCGGCGAGGACCAGGTCTTCCGGGACGTCGCGTCCATCGTGCCGGGACAGCGCTACCCGGACACGCTGCGGGAGCGCGTGGCGGACTGCGAGGTGCTGCTCGTGGTCGTGCACCGGGGCTGGCTCGCATCGCGGGGCCCGTCCGGCGGGCTGCGGCTGGACGACGAGGCGGACTGGGTCCGCAGGGAGATCGACCAGGCGCTGCACACCGGCAAGACCGTCGTCCCCCTGCTGCTGGACGGCGCCGCCCCGCCGAGACCGGACCAACTCCCGCACCCCATCCGCGAACTGGCCCACCGCAACGCCCAGTCACTGCGCGCGGCCCGCTTCGAGGACGACCTGGCGGAACTGATCGCCGTACTGGAGACCGAGGTCACCCGAACCTGGACCCACGTCCCGCCGCCCCCGCCGGGACACCGGCCGGGACGGTGGCTCGGCGTCCTCACCGCGCTGCCGGCCGGCGCGGCACTGGTCGGGGTCCCCGCGCTGGCGAGGGACGACGACTGGGCGCGCGGGGACGGCCTGCCATGGACCCTGCACGCCGCCCTGGGAGGCTGCCTGCTGCTGTGCGCGCCGCTCATCGCGGTCGCCGTCGGCCGCTTCCTGCTCCGCCGCCCCATCGACAGCTGGGAACGCGACCTGCACGCGGTCAAGCACCAGACGTACATCCGGCAGACCTGGCCGATGGGCGCGGGGCTGGTGCTCATCGGGCTGTTCCCGGCGCTGCAGATGTGGGGTGACAAGGGCATGTGGGGTTCCCTGGCCCTGCTGCTGGTCATGGGCCTCGCCGTCGCGCACACGGCCGCCACCCACATCCGCCTCAAGCGGCGCGACGCCGACCTGTGGGCCCGCTGGCCGCAGGGCCTGCCGGACCGGGTGACCCGGCCGGTGCTGCGCCGGGCGATCGCCCGGCTGGAGCTCCGCCTGGCCGAGTCGCGGCCGCCGCTCTCCCGCGAGCAGCGGGAGAAGGCCGACTGGGAGCTGGAGGACATGCGCGGGGCGCTCGGGCGGCTCGCGGACGAGGCGCGGCGCTCCCGGCTGAGGTGGCTGTGCCAGGACCACCCCTGGATCCTCAGCGGCTACTGCGTGGGGCTGGCCCTGGTCACTGCCCTGGCCGTGGCGTCCGGGCTCGCCTTCGACGCGGCGGGGGAGGGCAGGCCGCGCGTCCACCTCACGCTGGCGGTCGTGGTCCTGGTCGGCGCGGCCCTGGCGCTGGCCACCATGGAACTCGCGCTGCGCCACCAGCGCCGGCTGCGCACCGACCTGGTGACCGAGGCCGCCGAGCGGATCGCCCTGCTCGCCGACCGGGTGACCGCCCTCAGCGCCCCCGCCCGCACCAGGCGCCCCGCCCCGGCCCCGCGGCCCGAGGAGTTCGCCGAGCCCGACTAG
- a CDS encoding DUF1876 domain-containing protein: protein MMHTAVGWHVELEFQEDDTHTRAVAMVRLPDGTEVRAHGHASRHHTDANQPRVGEEIAGARALNELAMQMLTKAHGEIDQASGRTSHPIHV from the coding sequence ATGATGCACACCGCAGTGGGATGGCATGTCGAGCTGGAGTTCCAGGAGGACGACACGCACACCAGGGCGGTCGCGATGGTGCGGCTCCCCGACGGCACCGAGGTACGGGCCCACGGGCACGCCTCACGGCACCACACGGACGCGAATCAGCCACGCGTCGGTGAGGAGATCGCCGGTGCCCGCGCGCTGAACGAGCTGGCGATGCAGATGCTCACCAAGGCACACGGGGAGATCGACCAGGCGTCGGGACGCACGTCGCACCCGATCCACGTCTGA
- a CDS encoding serine hydrolase domain-containing protein gives MGVNGTVAEGFEPVREAFVRNFAALGERGAAVAVYREGRKVVDLWAGTRDVDGEDPWQRGTAQVVRSATKGVAAAVLLLLHQRGELDLDAPVGEYWPEFKAHGKERLLVRHVLNHRAGLPVLDRPLTPEEALDPHRGPEAVAGQAPAWEPGTDHGYHALTYGWLLDELVRRVTGRWAGEWLAAEVAGPLGLDLWMGLPESEAGRVGRTGRVDGPEPVGGLRSRPKRSVTEAYGDPDSLTRRAFAAITPFPDQNAPAYRAAALPATNGIATADGLARFYAALIGEVDGVRLFDPATVELARAQESAGPDRVLVVGTRFGLGYMLHGTASPLLGPGSFGHPGRGGALGFADPETGIAFGYVTNGFRKTVTADPRAQGLIRAVRVAVGALA, from the coding sequence GTGGGCGTGAACGGCACAGTGGCCGAGGGCTTCGAGCCGGTCAGGGAGGCGTTCGTACGGAACTTCGCCGCGCTCGGGGAGCGGGGCGCGGCCGTCGCCGTGTACCGGGAGGGGCGCAAGGTCGTCGACCTGTGGGCCGGTACCAGGGATGTGGACGGCGAGGATCCCTGGCAGCGCGGCACCGCGCAGGTCGTGCGCTCGGCGACCAAGGGCGTCGCCGCCGCCGTACTCCTCCTCCTGCACCAGCGCGGGGAGCTGGACCTGGACGCGCCGGTCGGCGAGTACTGGCCGGAGTTCAAGGCGCACGGCAAGGAGCGGCTGCTGGTCCGGCATGTGCTGAACCATCGCGCCGGGCTCCCGGTGCTCGACCGCCCGCTCACGCCCGAGGAGGCACTGGACCCGCACCGCGGCCCCGAGGCGGTGGCCGGGCAGGCGCCCGCGTGGGAGCCGGGCACCGACCACGGCTATCACGCGCTGACGTACGGCTGGCTGCTGGACGAGCTGGTGCGGCGGGTGACGGGGCGCTGGGCCGGCGAGTGGCTCGCGGCGGAGGTCGCCGGGCCGCTGGGCCTGGACCTGTGGATGGGGCTGCCGGAGTCGGAGGCGGGACGGGTCGGTCGTACCGGCCGGGTCGACGGTCCCGAACCGGTGGGTGGGCTGCGGTCGCGCCCGAAGCGGTCGGTCACCGAGGCCTACGGCGACCCGGACTCCCTCACCCGCCGCGCGTTCGCCGCGATCACCCCGTTCCCCGACCAGAACGCCCCCGCGTACCGTGCCGCCGCCCTCCCCGCGACGAACGGCATCGCGACGGCCGACGGACTGGCCCGCTTCTACGCGGCGCTGATCGGCGAGGTCGACGGCGTCCGGCTCTTCGACCCGGCGACGGTGGAGCTGGCCCGGGCACAGGAGTCGGCGGGGCCGGACCGCGTCCTGGTCGTGGGCACCCGCTTCGGCCTCGGCTACATGCTGCACGGCACTGCGTCGCCCCTGCTGGGACCGGGTTCCTTCGGCCACCCCGGCCGTGGCGGCGCCCTCGGCTTCGCCGACCCGGAGACGGGGATCGCGTTCGGCTATGTGACGAACGGCTTCCGCAAGACGGTGACGGCGGATCCGAGGGCGCAGGGGTTGATACGGGCGGTGCGGGTGGCGGTCGGGGCGCTCGCGTAG
- a CDS encoding organic hydroperoxide resistance protein, with amino-acid sequence MTVEGTAVDTRPTKIMYVAEATAHGGRDGYVTSQDGQIDLKVAMPPELGGDGNGTNPEQLFAAGYSTCFHNALILVGHREGYDLTGSTVAAKVGIGPNKHRGYGLAVALSVSLPVLDAGIAAKLVDAAHEVCPYSNATRGNIDVTVLLG; translated from the coding sequence ATGACCGTCGAAGGCACCGCCGTCGACACCCGTCCGACGAAGATCATGTACGTCGCCGAGGCCACCGCGCACGGCGGCCGGGACGGCTACGTCACCAGCCAGGACGGCCAGATCGACCTCAAGGTCGCGATGCCCCCGGAGCTCGGCGGGGACGGCAACGGCACCAACCCCGAGCAGCTGTTCGCCGCCGGCTACAGCACCTGCTTCCACAACGCGCTGATCCTCGTCGGCCACCGCGAGGGCTACGACCTCACCGGATCCACCGTCGCCGCGAAGGTCGGCATCGGCCCCAACAAGCACCGCGGCTACGGCCTCGCGGTCGCCCTCAGCGTCTCGCTGCCGGTGCTGGACGCGGGCATCGCGGCCAAGCTGGTGGACGCGGCGCACGAGGTCTGCCCGTACTCCAACGCGACCCGGGGGAACATCGACGTCACCGTCCTGCTTGGGTAG
- a CDS encoding MarR family winged helix-turn-helix transcriptional regulator has translation MTNDEGTADKGSLLLDEQLCFALYAAQRAVTAAYRPLLDELGLTYPQYLVLLVLWERGETTVKELAGALRLDYGTMSPLLKRLQAAGLVRRERAASDERSVLVACTGRGQELRERAARVPGALLAATGLGGPEVERLREELWQLAARAGAAADRNR, from the coding sequence GTGACCAACGACGAGGGCACCGCGGACAAGGGCTCGCTGCTGCTGGACGAGCAGCTGTGCTTCGCGCTGTACGCCGCCCAGCGCGCGGTGACGGCCGCGTACCGCCCGCTTCTCGACGAACTCGGCCTCACCTACCCGCAGTACCTCGTCCTGCTGGTCCTGTGGGAGCGCGGCGAGACGACGGTGAAGGAGCTGGCCGGCGCACTGCGGCTGGACTACGGCACGATGTCGCCGCTGCTCAAGCGGCTTCAGGCGGCGGGTCTTGTCCGCCGGGAGCGTGCGGCGAGCGACGAGCGGTCGGTGCTGGTCGCGTGCACGGGGCGGGGACAGGAGCTGCGGGAGCGCGCGGCGCGCGTGCCGGGCGCCCTGCTCGCCGCGACCGGGCTCGGCGGCCCGGAGGTGGAGCGGCTGCGCGAGGAGCTGTGGCAGCTGGCGGCGAGGGCGGGGGCCGCGGCCGACCGCAACCGCTGA
- a CDS encoding energy-coupling factor ABC transporter ATP-binding protein produces MDPVSTASLEVSGLAFAYPDGHQALFGVDFTIARGERVALLGPNGAGKTTLVLHLNGILTGGTGGVHVAGLPVGRQHMAEIRRRVGIVFQDPDDQLFMPTVREDVAFGPAAAGLKGPELEERVDRALERVGMAEFKDRPPHHLSFGQRRRVAVATVLAMEPEILVLDEPSSNLDPASRRELADILRSLDVTVLMVTHDLPYALELCPRSLILSEGVIAADGKTAELLSDDELMRAHRLELPFGFDPRSVTMGA; encoded by the coding sequence ATGGACCCTGTGAGCACTGCTTCCCTGGAGGTCTCCGGCCTCGCCTTCGCCTACCCGGACGGCCACCAGGCCCTGTTCGGCGTGGACTTCACGATCGCGCGCGGCGAGCGGGTCGCGCTGCTCGGGCCCAACGGCGCCGGCAAGACGACCCTCGTGCTCCACCTCAACGGCATCCTGACCGGCGGCACGGGCGGCGTGCACGTCGCCGGGTTGCCCGTCGGCAGGCAGCACATGGCCGAGATCAGGCGCCGGGTCGGCATCGTCTTCCAGGATCCGGACGACCAGTTGTTCATGCCGACGGTCCGCGAGGACGTCGCCTTCGGGCCGGCGGCGGCCGGGCTGAAGGGCCCGGAGCTGGAGGAACGGGTCGACCGGGCGCTGGAGCGGGTCGGCATGGCGGAGTTCAAGGACCGTCCCCCGCACCACCTCTCCTTCGGCCAGCGGCGCCGGGTCGCGGTGGCGACCGTCCTGGCGATGGAGCCGGAGATCCTCGTCCTCGACGAGCCCTCCTCCAACCTCGACCCCGCCTCCCGCCGCGAACTGGCCGACATCCTGCGCTCGTTGGACGTCACCGTCCTCATGGTCACGCACGACCTGCCGTACGCCCTGGAGCTGTGTCCCCGCTCCCTCATCCTGAGTGAGGGCGTGATCGCGGCGGACGGGAAGACGGCCGAGCTGCTGTCCGACGACGAGCTGATGCGCGCCCACCGCCTGGAGCTGCCGTTCGGATTCGATCCGCGGTCCGTGACAATGGGCGCCTGA
- the cbiQ gene encoding cobalt ECF transporter T component CbiQ produces MGAGHAHRLYRHGHSPVHGLPPHTKLAATFAFVVVVVSTPREAMWAFGLYAVLLALVAYVARVPAGFLLKRLLIEVPFVAFAVLMPFVAEGERVEVLGMSLSVSGLWGAWNVLAKGTLGVAASVLLASTTELRELLLGLQRLKLPPLLVQIASFMIRYGDVIADEMRRMRIARESRGFEAKGVRHWGVLAKSAGALFIRSYERGERVHLAMISRGYAGSMPVIDEVTASRAQWSYALALPFAALVVCVLGWTL; encoded by the coding sequence ATGGGCGCAGGGCACGCGCACCGGCTCTACCGGCACGGGCACTCGCCCGTGCACGGCCTGCCGCCCCACACCAAACTCGCCGCGACGTTCGCGTTCGTGGTGGTCGTGGTGTCGACGCCGCGGGAGGCGATGTGGGCGTTCGGCCTGTACGCCGTGCTGCTCGCGCTCGTCGCGTACGTCGCGCGCGTGCCCGCAGGGTTTCTGCTCAAGCGGCTGCTGATCGAGGTGCCGTTCGTGGCGTTCGCCGTGCTGATGCCGTTCGTGGCGGAGGGCGAGCGCGTCGAGGTGCTGGGCATGTCGCTGAGTGTGAGCGGGCTGTGGGGCGCCTGGAACGTGCTCGCCAAGGGCACGTTGGGCGTCGCCGCCTCCGTACTCCTCGCCTCCACCACCGAGCTGCGTGAACTCCTCCTCGGCCTCCAGCGGTTGAAGCTTCCGCCCCTCCTCGTGCAGATCGCGTCCTTCATGATCCGGTACGGCGATGTCATCGCGGACGAGATGCGGCGGATGCGCATCGCCCGCGAGTCGCGCGGCTTCGAGGCGAAGGGCGTGCGGCACTGGGGCGTGCTCGCGAAGTCGGCGGGCGCGCTGTTCATCCGCTCCTACGAACGCGGCGAGCGCGTGCATCTGGCCATGATCAGCCGGGGGTACGCCGGTTCGATGCCGGTGATCGACGAGGTGACCGCGTCCCGGGCGCAGTGGTCGTACGCCCTCGCGCTCCCCTTCGCCGCCCTCGTCGTCTGCGTGTTGGGATGGACCCTGTGA
- a CDS encoding energy-coupling factor ABC transporter permease yields MHVPDGFIDAPTSAVTGVVAAAAVAVSLRGARRELDERTAPLAGLVAAFIFAVQMLNFPVAAGTSGHLLGGALAAILVGPYTGALCISVVLLMQGILFADGGLTALGVNITNMAIVGVVVAYVVFRGLVKVLPKTRRSITAASFVASVVSVPAAALAFTLLFWIGGTTDVSIGKVATAMVGVHLLIGIGEAAITALTIGAVIAVRPDLVYGARDLRQPLKLRVGGELVDAPAPEAARPVAARTSRRTLWISGLVTSLVLAGFVSFYASASPDGLEKVAEDKGFAESAEEHAGADSLLADYGVKGIDNIRLSGGLAGTIGVGATLAAGTGIFWAVRRRRTDEAADVSPTSTSV; encoded by the coding sequence GTGCATGTACCCGACGGATTCATAGACGCCCCGACCTCCGCCGTGACCGGAGTGGTCGCCGCGGCCGCGGTCGCCGTGAGCCTGCGCGGCGCGCGCCGTGAGCTCGACGAGCGGACGGCGCCGCTGGCCGGCCTGGTGGCGGCGTTCATCTTCGCCGTGCAGATGCTGAACTTCCCGGTCGCGGCCGGGACCAGCGGACATCTGCTCGGCGGCGCCCTCGCCGCGATTCTCGTCGGCCCCTATACCGGCGCGCTGTGCATCTCCGTCGTCCTGCTGATGCAGGGCATCCTCTTCGCGGACGGCGGCCTCACCGCGCTCGGCGTGAACATCACCAACATGGCGATCGTCGGCGTCGTAGTCGCCTACGTGGTCTTCCGCGGCCTGGTGAAGGTCCTGCCGAAGACCCGGCGCTCGATCACCGCCGCCTCCTTCGTCGCCTCGGTGGTGTCGGTGCCGGCCGCGGCCCTCGCGTTCACGCTGCTGTTCTGGATCGGTGGCACCACCGACGTCTCGATCGGCAAGGTCGCCACCGCCATGGTCGGCGTCCACCTGCTGATCGGCATCGGCGAGGCGGCGATCACCGCGCTGACCATCGGCGCCGTCATCGCCGTACGCCCGGACCTCGTCTACGGCGCCCGTGACCTGCGGCAGCCGCTGAAGCTGCGGGTCGGCGGCGAGCTCGTCGACGCCCCGGCGCCCGAGGCCGCGCGGCCGGTCGCGGCCCGGACCTCACGCCGCACGCTGTGGATCAGCGGCCTGGTCACCTCCCTCGTCCTCGCCGGGTTCGTCAGCTTCTACGCCTCCGCCAGCCCCGACGGCCTGGAGAAGGTAGCCGAGGACAAGGGGTTCGCCGAGTCCGCGGAGGAGCACGCGGGCGCCGACTCCCTGCTCGCCGACTACGGCGTCAAGGGCATCGACAACATCCGTCTGTCGGGCGGCCTCGCCGGGACGATCGGCGTCGGCGCGACCCTGGCCGCGGGCACCGGCATCTTCTGGGCGGTGCGCCGGCGCCGTACGGACGAGGCGGCCGATGTGTCGCCCACGAGCACGAGCGTCTGA
- a CDS encoding SsgA family sporulation/cell division regulator has translation MSVIEQYARAHIVTDADLLQEEQEAVPVVLRYDPETDPRSVRVRLPGREAHEWTFSRSLLEQGLRAPAGSGEIRVWPCGRVQAVVEFHSDQGVSVVQFESKALMRFLRRTYLAAAPVAR, from the coding sequence ATGTCGGTAATCGAACAGTACGCCCGAGCCCATATCGTCACGGATGCCGACCTCTTGCAGGAGGAGCAGGAGGCCGTCCCGGTCGTCCTGCGCTACGACCCCGAGACCGACCCGCGCTCGGTGCGCGTGCGGTTGCCCGGGCGCGAGGCCCACGAGTGGACGTTCTCGCGCTCCCTGCTGGAGCAGGGGCTGCGGGCCCCTGCCGGGAGCGGCGAGATACGTGTGTGGCCGTGCGGGAGGGTGCAGGCCGTCGTGGAGTTCCACTCGGACCAGGGCGTTTCCGTGGTGCAGTTCGAGTCGAAGGCCTTGATGAGGTTCCTGCGGCGGACGTATCTGGCCGCCGCGCCCGTAGCACGCTGA
- a CDS encoding penicillin-binding transpeptidase domain-containing protein: MGNRGRVAERRKTNPAVVGGMIAVVIGGAGFGAYALFGGGAVADSRTQSTSASADDKAKDVKTGPLSATEVTSAARVFLTAWQQGKVTEAAAATDDSTAAQALLTGYTKDAHIKDVTLTAGTRTGDKVPFSVKGTVAYKGTEKPLTYDSSLTVVRRAEDGKPLVEWHSAIVHPDLKDGDTLVTGESGTPPVKALDRDGGELTEAAYPSLGSVLDGLREKYGEKAGGKAGVELQVIRGKESKKAELSDKTLLELSKGTPGTVKTTLSPTMQAAAEKQVAAKSKASVVVLRPSTGEILAVANSSHGFNTAFQGSLAPGSTMKVITSSLLIEKGLASADKQHPCPKYFTYGHWKFQNDDKFEIKNGTFKASFARSCNTAFISQAPELDNDSLTKQAQQVFGLSMNNWSVGVSTFDGSVPVQSQAQMAASLIGQGGVRMNPLNMASVSATVKSGTFKQPYLVAPTVDNRALATASRSMSASTLSQLRELMAYTAAYGTAAEAMSGVTGDVGAKTGSAEVDGQKKPNGWFTAYRNDLAAAGVVQAAGHGGETAGPIVAALLKLGG; this comes from the coding sequence GTGGGCAACAGAGGGCGCGTCGCTGAGCGACGGAAGACCAACCCCGCCGTGGTCGGCGGGATGATCGCCGTGGTCATCGGCGGCGCCGGGTTCGGCGCCTACGCGCTGTTCGGCGGCGGGGCCGTCGCCGACAGTCGTACGCAGTCGACGTCGGCGAGCGCCGACGACAAGGCGAAGGACGTCAAGACCGGCCCGCTGTCGGCGACCGAGGTCACGTCCGCCGCCCGGGTGTTCCTCACCGCCTGGCAGCAGGGCAAGGTGACCGAGGCCGCCGCCGCCACGGACGACTCGACGGCCGCCCAGGCCCTGCTGACCGGCTACACCAAGGACGCCCACATCAAGGACGTCACCCTCACCGCCGGCACCCGCACCGGCGACAAGGTCCCCTTCTCCGTGAAGGGGACGGTGGCGTACAAGGGCACCGAGAAGCCGCTGACGTACGACAGTTCACTCACCGTCGTCCGCCGCGCCGAGGACGGCAAGCCGCTCGTCGAGTGGCACTCCGCGATCGTCCACCCCGACCTGAAGGACGGCGACACGCTGGTCACCGGCGAGTCCGGCACCCCGCCGGTCAAGGCGCTCGACCGGGACGGCGGCGAGCTGACGGAGGCCGCATACCCGTCGCTGGGCTCGGTCCTGGACGGGCTGCGCGAGAAGTACGGCGAGAAGGCGGGCGGCAAGGCGGGCGTCGAGCTCCAGGTGATCCGGGGCAAGGAGTCCAAGAAGGCCGAGCTGTCCGACAAGACCCTGCTGGAGCTGAGCAAGGGCACGCCGGGCACCGTGAAGACGACGCTGAGCCCGACGATGCAGGCCGCCGCGGAGAAGCAGGTCGCCGCGAAGTCCAAGGCGTCGGTGGTCGTCCTGCGCCCGTCGACCGGCGAGATCCTCGCGGTCGCGAACTCCTCGCACGGCTTCAACACCGCCTTCCAGGGCTCTCTCGCCCCGGGCTCCACGATGAAGGTCATCACCTCGTCGCTGCTGATCGAGAAGGGCCTCGCGTCGGCGGACAAGCAGCACCCCTGCCCGAAGTACTTCACGTACGGCCACTGGAAGTTCCAGAACGACGACAAGTTCGAGATCAAGAACGGCACGTTCAAGGCGAGCTTCGCCCGCTCCTGCAACACGGCCTTCATCAGCCAGGCCCCCGAGCTGGACAACGACAGCCTGACCAAGCAGGCCCAGCAGGTCTTCGGCCTGTCCATGAACAACTGGTCCGTCGGCGTTTCCACCTTCGACGGCTCCGTCCCGGTCCAGTCCCAGGCGCAGATGGCGGCCTCGCTCATCGGCCAGGGCGGGGTGCGGATGAACCCGCTGAACATGGCGTCGGTGTCGGCGACGGTGAAGTCGGGCACCTTCAAGCAGCCCTACCTGGTGGCCCCGACGGTCGACAACCGCGCCCTCGCCACCGCCTCCCGCTCCATGTCCGCGTCCACGCTGTCGCAGCTGCGCGAACTGATGGCCTACACGGCGGCCTACGGCACGGCGGCCGAGGCGATGTCCGGGGTCACCGGCGACGTCGGCGCGAAGACCGGCTCGGCGGAGGTCGACGGCCAGAAGAAGCCGAACGGCTGGTTCACCGCGTACCGGAACGACCTGGCGGCAGCAGGCGTGGTCCAGGCGGCCGGCCACGGCGGCGAGACGGCGGGCCCGATCGTGGCGGCGCTGCTGAAGCTGGGCGGCTGA